From one Candidatus Eisenbacteria bacterium genomic stretch:
- a CDS encoding FAD-dependent oxidoreductase: MTALQVAVIGGGVSGLASAFRIAERGHQVTLFEGEDILGGLGTTFEWRGHHLERFYHCLLPEDRALLSLIRDVGMESDLLWRGTDMGFMYRGKVYPLNTAMDLLTFSPLSILERIRMGWMGIQARKHGLDPALDHIPVDQWIKGLVGERAFNILWKPLLEAKIGDQYPALPALWLSSRMAREKNTKREMKGCLTGGYRSLIDGLAQWLRNHGGTIRMRTRVEALERDGERMAVRLEGGARETFDTVVSTSPLVHFQKMTQGLPIPPGVANLKLDYQGVVCAVFMLRKPLSRYYWMPFVDSGATAQGVIEMSNLVPLERAGGHWVSYMINYCHRTSELFSKSEAEIEAMYRRDLERLFPAVGREVEDVVVFKAPFVEPIWSLGYTDLCPPNSVIPGRLYLSCTAQVYPRVNSWNSCCEVVEGMMPRFFEETAQIATPTARSAS, encoded by the coding sequence GTGACGGCATTGCAGGTAGCGGTAATCGGCGGCGGCGTTTCCGGACTCGCCTCGGCGTTTCGGATCGCCGAGCGCGGCCATCAGGTGACTTTGTTCGAGGGCGAGGACATCCTCGGCGGACTCGGCACCACCTTCGAGTGGCGCGGACACCATCTGGAGCGCTTCTACCACTGCCTGCTCCCTGAGGATCGTGCGCTCTTGTCACTGATCCGCGACGTCGGCATGGAGAGCGACCTGTTGTGGCGCGGCACCGACATGGGCTTCATGTACCGGGGCAAGGTCTATCCGCTGAACACCGCGATGGACCTGCTCACGTTCAGCCCGCTCTCGATTCTCGAGCGCATTCGCATGGGCTGGATGGGCATTCAAGCACGTAAACACGGACTCGACCCTGCACTCGACCACATCCCGGTCGACCAGTGGATCAAGGGACTGGTCGGCGAGCGCGCGTTCAACATCCTGTGGAAGCCGCTGCTCGAGGCCAAGATCGGCGACCAGTATCCGGCGCTGCCGGCATTGTGGCTGTCCAGTCGCATGGCGCGGGAGAAGAACACCAAGCGCGAGATGAAGGGCTGCCTGACCGGGGGCTACCGCTCGCTCATCGACGGCCTCGCTCAATGGTTGCGCAATCACGGCGGCACCATCCGGATGAGAACCCGCGTCGAAGCGCTGGAACGAGATGGCGAGCGCATGGCGGTGCGGCTCGAGGGCGGTGCGCGCGAGACCTTCGACACCGTGGTCTCGACCTCGCCGCTCGTCCACTTCCAGAAGATGACGCAGGGGCTGCCGATTCCGCCCGGGGTCGCGAACCTCAAGCTCGACTATCAGGGCGTGGTGTGCGCGGTCTTCATGCTGCGCAAGCCGCTCTCCCGCTACTACTGGATGCCGTTCGTCGACAGCGGCGCGACCGCTCAGGGCGTGATCGAAATGTCGAATCTCGTGCCGCTCGAGCGCGCCGGCGGCCACTGGGTGAGCTACATGATCAACTACTGCCACCGCACCAGCGAGCTGTTCTCGAAGAGCGAAGCCGAGATCGAAGCGATGTATCGTCGCGATCTGGAGCGCCTGTTCCCCGCGGTCGGCCGCGAAGTCGAGGATGTCGTGGTGTTCAAGGCTCCGTTCGTCGAGCCGATCTGGTCGCTCGGCTACACCGATCTGTGCCCGCCGAATTCGGTGATCCCTGGACGGCTCTATCTGTCCTGCACCGCGCAGGTCTATCCGCGGGTCAATTCCTGGAACTCGTGCTGCGAAGTCGTCGAGGGCATGATGCCCCGTTTCTTCGAGGAAACCGCACAGATCGCCACCCCCACCGCTCGGAGCGCGTCGTGA
- the wecB gene encoding UDP-N-acetylglucosamine 2-epimerase (non-hydrolyzing) yields MKIGILVGTRPEIIKMAPVVRACEARGTPFLLIHTGQHYSFEMDGVFFRELGLPAPHVNLEVGSGTQVYQIGAIIAGIAPILEHERPDVLLVEGDTNSVAAAGLAAQKMGIKVGHVEAGLRSFDRTMPEEINRILTDHLSDYLFAPTEQSRVLLHREGIADERIVVTGNTVVDEVLLQRERARDPARLERFGVESGRFAIATVHRAENTDVESRLRGIFEGLSGASRALGIPVLAALHPRTSKKLEALGLEIGNGVRPLPPLGYLDFLGLHAEAAITLTDSGGLQEEACCLRVPAVTLRDNTERPESVEVGANVLAGADPVKIVACARAMVAKPRDWPNPYGDGHSGERIVDWLLARG; encoded by the coding sequence GTGAAGATCGGCATCCTGGTCGGGACCCGTCCCGAGATCATCAAGATGGCGCCGGTGGTGCGCGCCTGCGAGGCGCGCGGAACGCCCTTTCTGCTGATCCATACCGGCCAGCACTACTCATTCGAAATGGACGGCGTGTTCTTCCGTGAACTCGGCCTGCCTGCCCCGCACGTCAACCTCGAGGTCGGCTCCGGCACGCAGGTCTACCAGATCGGGGCGATCATCGCGGGCATCGCGCCGATCCTCGAGCACGAGCGTCCCGACGTGCTGCTGGTCGAAGGCGACACCAACTCGGTCGCCGCCGCGGGCCTCGCGGCCCAGAAGATGGGCATCAAGGTCGGTCACGTCGAGGCCGGGCTGCGATCGTTCGATCGCACCATGCCCGAGGAGATCAACCGCATCCTGACCGATCACCTGTCCGACTATCTGTTCGCACCGACCGAGCAGTCGCGCGTGCTGTTGCATCGCGAGGGAATCGCCGACGAACGCATCGTCGTGACCGGCAACACGGTCGTCGACGAGGTCCTGCTGCAGCGCGAGCGGGCGCGCGATCCCGCGCGCCTCGAGCGCTTCGGCGTCGAATCCGGACGCTTCGCGATCGCGACCGTGCACCGCGCCGAGAATACCGACGTCGAGTCGCGCCTGCGCGGCATCTTCGAGGGTTTGAGTGGAGCGTCCCGGGCGCTCGGCATCCCGGTGCTTGCGGCGCTGCATCCACGCACCTCGAAGAAGCTCGAAGCACTCGGACTCGAGATCGGCAACGGCGTGCGGCCGCTTCCGCCGCTCGGATACCTGGACTTCCTCGGGCTCCACGCCGAGGCCGCGATCACGCTCACGGACTCGGGAGGCCTGCAGGAGGAAGCGTGCTGCCTGCGCGTCCCGGCCGTGACGCTGCGCGACAACACGGAGCGCCCGGAGTCGGTCGAAGTTGGCGCAAACGTGCTGGCCGGCGCAGATCCGGTAAAGATCGTCGCGTGCGCGCGAGCGATGGTGGCGAAGCCTCGCGACTGGCCGAACCCCTACGGGGATGGTCACAGCGGCGAGCGCATCGTGGACTGGCTGCTGGCGCGCGGGTGA
- a CDS encoding glycosyltransferase family 2 protein, translated as MIWVIFPAYNEEKVIHPTLLALYHAMKDRNDPYRAVLVDDGSRDRTIQEAERAVADSGGALPLTVLSHEVNKGLGAGLRTGIYWCLDQAADDDVIVTLDADNTHPPAMIPDLVARVRAGADLSVASRYRAGSEVHGVPGYRRALSDVGGFVFKTLYPIPGVRDYTCCFRAYRVPILRRARLVYGDDLCTAKGFEAVMDLLLRLGPLDVKVSEIGFVLDYGERVGQSKMKVMKTIRSTIALLTRRRIERMLKYRPSQVRALEAAGRARLAAAGTPRAAGSRG; from the coding sequence GTGATCTGGGTCATCTTTCCGGCCTACAACGAAGAGAAAGTCATTCACCCGACGCTGCTGGCGCTCTATCACGCCATGAAGGATCGCAACGATCCGTATCGCGCGGTGCTGGTGGACGACGGCAGCCGCGATCGCACCATTCAGGAAGCCGAGCGTGCGGTGGCCGACAGCGGCGGCGCGCTGCCGCTCACGGTGCTGAGCCACGAGGTGAACAAGGGACTCGGTGCGGGACTCCGCACCGGGATCTACTGGTGTCTCGATCAGGCTGCCGATGACGACGTGATCGTGACGCTCGACGCCGACAACACGCATCCGCCGGCGATGATCCCCGACCTCGTCGCGCGCGTGCGAGCGGGCGCCGATCTCTCGGTCGCGTCGCGCTATCGCGCGGGCTCCGAAGTGCACGGCGTGCCCGGCTACCGTCGGGCGCTCTCGGATGTGGGCGGGTTCGTGTTCAAGACGCTCTACCCGATTCCCGGGGTGCGCGACTACACCTGTTGCTTCCGCGCCTACCGGGTGCCGATCCTGCGACGCGCGCGTCTCGTCTACGGCGACGATCTGTGCACCGCGAAGGGCTTCGAAGCGGTCATGGACCTGCTGTTGCGGCTCGGACCGCTCGACGTGAAGGTGTCCGAGATCGGCTTCGTGCTCGACTACGGCGAGCGCGTCGGCCAGAGCAAGATGAAGGTCATGAAGACGATTCGTTCGACGATCGCGCTGCTCACCCGGCGGCGGATCGAGCGCATGCTCAAGTACCGCCCGTCGCAGGTGCGTGCGCTCGAAGCCGCAGGACGCGCCCGCCTCGCGGCCGCCGGCACGCCACGCGCCGCCGGGAGTCGCGGGTGA